A stretch of DNA from Streptomyces xanthii:
ACCGTCACCCTCGGCCTGCTCGGCCTCGTCTTCGGGCTCACCCAGGCCGGCGAACGCGGCTGGACCCACCCGCACGCCCTGCTCGGACTCGGCGCGGGCGCGCTCCTGCTGGCCGCGTTCTTCCTGGTCGAGCGGCGGGCCACCGCGCCCCTCGTGCCGCTGCGCACGCTCGGCCGCCCCACCGTGGCTTGGGGCAACGTCCTCGGCCTGCTCGCCTTCGTCACCGAGACGTCCCTCGTCTACCTGCTCACCCTGTACCTGCAGAAGACCCTGGGCTTCTCACCGCTCGCGGCCGGCGTCACGTTCGGCGTGCTGGGGCTCGGCACGGTGGCCGGCGGGCTGCTCGCCCCGCGCGTGATCGCCCGGACCTCGACCCTGACGGCCCTGGTGGCGGGCGGCCTCGTCCAGACGGTCTTCACCGCCGCCCTGCTCTTCCTCGGTACGTCGACCGGCGCGTCACTCGCGCTGCTGCTGCCCGCGACCTTCTTCGGCGGAGTCGGCAACATGCTGGTCATCGTCGGATTCATGGTGACCGCGACGAGCGGGCTCCCCGACGCCGAACAGGGCCTGGCCACCGGCCTCGCCTCCATGGCGCAGCAGGTCGGCATCACACTCGGCACCCCCGTCATGTCCGCGGTGGTCACGGCCGCCACGGCGGGAGCGACCACGGCCTCGGCCGTCCACAGCGGCGTCACGACGGCCATCGCGGTGAACGCGGGGCTCGTCCTCCTCGGCGTCGCCCTCGCGGCACTGTTCCTGCGACCCCGGCCCTGAGCCGCCCTCCGCCCCCGGCCCTGAGCAGCCCCCACCCCCGGCCCGGCGCCCGAAGTTTTCTCGGGATCCCCTTCCATAGATACCCCCGGGGGGTATATGTTTCTGATCGTCGCCCCGAGCGGACGGCACCCGAAGACGGATCAGAGCCCAGGGAGTTGTCATGACGAACCACCACGCTGCTCACGCCGGCCACACCGACCACTCCGCCCACGCGGGTCACGGCACCCAGGCGGGCGGCCTGTCGGTCTCCGAGGGCGGATACACGCTGGAGCTCGACGCGACGGTCCTCGGCGCCGGCCCCCAGACGATCACCTTCCGCGTGACCGGCCCCGACGGGCACCCCGTGACCGAGTTCGTGCCCGAGCACGAGAAGGAACTGCACTTCATCGCCGTACGGCGGGACACCTCCGGGTTCCAGCACGTGCACCCGGTGCGGGACGAGAAGGGCGTCTGGACGACCGAGCTGCCCCTGACGCCGGGCGACTGGCGGTTCTTCACCGACATCCACCCGGCCGGCCACACCGGCACCCTGACCCTGGGCGCCGACGTCGCGGTCGCCGGCGCCTACGACCCGCGCCCCCTCCCCGAGGCCACCGGCATCGCCCGGCTCGGCGACTACGCGGTCACGCTCGACGGCTCGCTCCGGGCCGGCGAGGCGAGCGAGCTGACCCTCACCGTCAGCCGCGACGGCCGGCCCGTCACCGACCTCGAGCCCTACCTGGCCGCCTACGGACACCTCGTCGCCCTGCGCGTCGGCGACCTCGGCTACCTCCACGTCCACCCGGAGGGCGCCCCCGGCGACGGCGTCACCGCCCCGGGCCCCGAGATCTCCTTCATGGCCGTCGCCCCCTCGGCCGGCACGTACCGCCTGTACCTGGACTTCCAGCACGAGGGCGTCGTCCGGACCGCCGAGTTCACCGTGCGCACGGCGCCGAAGACCGCGGACGCCGCGCCGGAGCACGGCGACCACGGACACCACGGCCACCACGACGCCCACGCCCACGCCCACCACTGACGGGCCGGGCGCGCATACCCCCCGCCCCTACCCCACCCGTCCCGGAATCCCGAGCACTCTCAGGAAGGGAGCGCACCCAATGCCCCGCCTCACCCCACTCACCCCCGAGACGGCCGTCGGCGCGTCCCGCGACCTCCTCGCCGACCTGGTCTCCCGGCACGGACAGATCGGCGGCATGGTCTCCACGATGGCCCACTCACCGGCCGTCCTGGGCGGATACCTCCAGCTCAGCCGGGCCATGGGCCGCGCCAAGCTCGACCGCCGGATCAGCGAGCGGATCTCCGTCGCCGTACAGGCCCAGCAGGGCTGCGGCCTCTGCCTGGAGGCCCACATCGCCGCCGCCCGCGCGCTCGGCGTGGACGAGGACGAGATCGAGCGGGCCCGCGCGGGCACCTCGGCCGATCCCGCGATCGCGGCGATCGTCGCCCTCGCCCTCCAGGTCCACCGCGAGCCGACGTCGATCACCGACGAGCAGATCACCGCGCTGCGCGCCCACGGCTACAGCGACCGCGCGATCGCCGATGTCGTCGGCGTCGTCGCCCTGAACGTCCTCACCGGCGCCTTCAACCTCCTCGCCGGCCTCACCCCGGGAGGTGACGCCGGTGCCTGACCGCGACGCCCCCGCCTGTACCCGCGGGGCACGGCCTCCACCCCGGGGCCGTGCCCCACCGCATGCACACGGAAGGAACCCGTCATGCGACTGTTCGCGATCCGCGACTACCGCCACCTCTTCGGCGCCCAGGTCATCGCCCTCTTCGGCACCGGGCTCACCACGGTGGCCCTCGGACTCCTCGCCTACGACCTCGCGGGCCCCCGCGCCGGCACGGTCCTCGGCACCGCCCTGACCATCAAGATGGTCATGTACGTGGTCATCGCACCGCTGGCCGCCGCGTACATCGACCGGCTCCCGAGAAGAGCCCTCCTCGTCGCCCTCGACGTGCTCCGCGGCGCGGTCGTCCTCGCGCTCCCGCTGGTCAGCGAGGTGTGGCACGTCTACGTACTGATCGGCCTGCTCCAGGCCGGCTCCGCGGCCTTCACCCCCACCTTCCAGGCCGTCATCCCCGACATCGTCACCGACGAGTCCGCCTACACCCGGGCGCTGTCCGCCTCCCAGGTCGCCTCCACCATGGAGAGCCTGCTCAGCCCGGTCCTCGCGGCCGTCGCCCTGACCTTCATGAGCTTCGACCGGCTGTTCCTCGGCACGTCCGCCGGGTTCCTCGTCTCCGCCCTGCTCGTCCTGTCGGCCCGCGTCCCCGACGCCCGCCCCAGCACCCACACCAAGGCCTGGGACAAGGCCGCGGCAGGCATCAGGACCTTCCTCACCACCCCGCGCCTGCGCGGCGTCATGGCGCTGAACCTCACGGTCGCCGCCGCCGGTTCGATCGTCGTCGTCAACACCGTCAACTACGTACGGGACGTGCTCGGCGGCTCCCAGTCGGACGTGGCCTGGATGCTCGCCGCCTCCGGCACCGGGACGCTCCTGGCCGCCCTCGCCCTCCCCCGCGTCCTCGACCGGATCGCCGCCCGCACCGTGATGCTCACCGGCGCCGCCGTCCTCGTCGCCGCGACCACCGCCGCCGTCACCGTCATCACGACGGGCCTCACCACGTGGGCCGGCACCGCGGCCGTCTGGGCCGTGACCGGCATCGGCATGGCGCTGATCATCACGCCCACCGGCAAGGTCCTGCGCGCCTCCGCCGGCCGCGCCGCGATCCCCGAGATCTTCGCGGCCCAGTTCTCCCTGTCCCACCTGGCGTGGCTGGTCACCTACCCGATCGCCGGATGGCTCGGCACGACGGCTGGCTTCCCGCTCGCCTGGACCGTCCTCGCGGCCCTCGCCGCGGTGGGCGCCACTGGAGCCCTGGTCCTGTGGCCCCGCGACGAGACCACGCGGGCGTCCGCGGCCCCGGCCCGGCTGGACCGCTCCACCCTCACCAAGGCGGCGTGAAGCACCGGCCGCACCCGCACCGGAACGCCCGCCCCCGTGCCGGTCACGGGGGCGGGCGTCGGTGTGCCGCTACGGCGGTCAGGAGTTGAGGACCCGGGCCTTCTCAGCCGCGAACTCCTCGTCGGTCAGCAGTCCCTGCGCCTTGAGGTCGGCGAGCGCGGTGAGCTGGGCGACCCGGTCCGTGGCCGCGGGCTGCTGCGGGGCGGGCGGTTGCGGTGGCGCGGCGGGGGCCTCCCCCTGGGGCGGCCCCTGCCAGGCGGCCTGGGCCTCAGCCTGCCGGCGCATGTCCCGCTCGGCCATGCCGCGGTTGACCCGGTTGGAGACCGCGGAGGCGGTGCCCGAGATCACCGCGGTGCGGGCGATGGTGCCGAGCAGGCCGGGCCGCCCGAAGCGTTGAGGCATGGTGAGGTCCCTTCCGGTGGTGTTCGGGGTCCAGGTGCTCCGCGACGGGTCCGCGTCACGGGTTCCGCCAGGTGGGTGTCACGCTCCGAGCGCGGCGACCGCCTCGGCGACGGTGGTCCTGGGGATGCGCTCCAGCATCACGATCTCGCCGCCCGAGCCGCGGATCGCGGCGCCGAGCCGGGCGGCCCAGGTGTTCTCCCAGGCCACCACCGCGGCCGAGGACTCCGGCGGGAGCCCTTCGGCGACGGTGCGCAGGTCCTCGTCGCTGAGCAGGTCGAACCGGGCCCCGGCCACCTGGCCGAACGTCTCCGCCACCGCCGGGTCGGTCAGCTCGACGACGTCGACGGAGCCGTCGCCGGTCTTCCGTACGAAGGTCAGGTCGAGGATGCGTACGGTTCCGTCCCCCTGCAGCTCCTGCAGGGCCGGCACGACCTCGCCGTTGAACCGGTTGCCCTCGAAGACGATCACGGCGACGTCCACCGGGCCGACGGTGCCGGCGTCGATTTCTTCACTGAGCACGGAGATTCACCTTTCCGGCCCGCCCGTTCAGGCGAGCAGCTTGGCCTTCGCCTTACCGAACTCCTCGTCGCTCAGCGATCCGGACTTGTGGAGTTCGGCGAGTGTGGCGAGTTTGGCGATTTCATCGCTTCCGCCGGCACCCGCGTTCGTCTCGCCGGCCGTCTTGCGAATGTAGTCCTGGAAGGCCGCTTCCCGGTCCTTCGCCTGTTTCACGTCCCGCTGCCCCATGCCCTTGCCCCGGGCGATCACGTAGACGAACACGCCGAGGAACGGCAGGACCAGGCAGAAGATGAGCCAGCCGGTCTTGCCCCAGCCGCTCAGGTCGTCGTCCCGGAAGATGTCCATGATCACCCGGAAGAGCAGGAAGAACCACATGATCCAGAGGAAGAAGAAAAGCATCGTGAGAAACAGGTCCAGAAGCGGGTAGTCGTCCATGCATGCCTCTTTTCCGCCATGTGGCCGGATGGTGCTGAAAAGTATTCACCGCGGTTTTGGGGCGCGCATTTCGAGATCCGCACCGCGCCCGTCACCCTGCGCACCCGTGGAAGGTTCCTGATCACATGGCTCACGCAGACGCGGGCACCGCACGCCGGATGACCGGAACGCTCTTCATCGAGCGGGACTTCAGGAGCCCGAGCTCGACCCGCTTCTGGGGTCTGCTCGTGCTCGCCGCGGTCATCGCGAGCGCCGGCGTGGTGGGCGACTCCACCGCCACCGTCATCGGCGCCATGATCGTCGCCCCTCTCATGACCCCGATCCTGGGCAGCGCCCTGGCCCTCGTCCTCGCCGACCGCGCTCAGGTGACGCGCTGCGCGCTGCTCGTGCTCGGGGGCGCGCTCGCGGTCGTCGCGGTCGGCATGCTGCTCGGCTGGATCGCCGCTCCCCCGGACGCGTTCGCCTCCAACAGCCAGGTCTCGTCACGGATCAGCCCACGCCTCATCGACCTTCTCGCCGCGCTCGCGACGGGCACGGTCGGCGCGTTCGCTCTGGTCCGCGCGGACATCTCCGACACGCTGCCCGGCGTCGCCATCGCCATCTCGCTCGTGCCGCCGCTCGCCGTGACGGGCCTGCTCCTCACGGTCGGCCGCTACCACGACGCGAGCGAGTCGGCGTTGCTGTTCGCGACCAACGTGGCCGCGATCGTGGCCACCGGCACCGTGGTGTTCCTGCTCTACGGAGTGCGGGGCGCGGCCCAGGAGTCGGGCATCGCCGTGGGGCGGTTCCACGGCCGCACGCTCGTGGCGGTCGCGGCCGTGGTCCTGCTGATCGCGGTGCCGCTCACCACCGGCACCGTGTCCGTGGCCCGGGACCGCGCGCTCGCCGCCGACGCCCGTCCGGTCGCCGAGAAGTGGGCCTCCGGCCGCCAATGGCAGATCGCCTCGGTCGAGGCCCGCAACGGCGTCGTCGTCATCGGCGTCCTCGGCCTCCCGCCCCAGCCCGCGCCGACCGCCCTGCGCGCCGCCCTCGACCGCAACGGCATGAGCGACGCGGACCTCGAACTCCACCTCGTCGGCGGCCGCACCCACTGGTGCCCGGCCGTCAGCGCGACCTGCACGGTCAAGGACAGCTCCCTGAGCTGACGACCCGCCGGAACACAGCGGCGCCCGAGCCGACCGAAGCCGACCCGGGCGCCGCCTGTACGCGTAGACCCTGTGGGACTCGAACCCACAACCAATGGATTAAAAGTCCACTGCTCTGCCAATTGAGCTAAGGGTCCACCACGCCGGCACCGGCCGACGCAACCCCGAGCATAGCCCGAGCGACCCGGGACGCCGATCGGGTATCGGCATCCCGGGGTGTCAGGGCTCGTCGCGGGGTGTTTCGCGCAGGAACCAGTGCCGCGCCGACACCCCCCACCACGTCCCGGCGAAGCCGAGTACGACGAGGACCGCTATCGGGGCGTAGTTGAAGGTTTCCCAGGTGACCGGGGAGACCTGGGGGAGCATGAAGAGGATCGTGATGACGGCCACCCAGGCGACCGCGACGATGCCGATCGGGCGGGAGAAGCGGCCCAGGTGCCAGGGGCCGCGCTCGAACGCGTCGCCCTTGCGCAGCCGCAGCAGCGTCGGGACGACGTAGGCGATGTAGAGGCCGATGACGGCGATCGAGGTGACGGCCGCGTACGCCGTGACGTTGATGAGGTACGGGAGGCCGAGGACGAGGGCGCCCGCCGCGGCGAGCCAGACGGCGGCGACGGGGGTGCGGGTGCGGGGGCTGACGGTGTGCCAGACGCGGGAGAACGGCAGGGCTCCGTCGCGCGAGAAGGCGTAGATCATGCGGGAGTTGGCGGTGACCGAGGCCATGCCGCAGAAGAGCTGGGCGCCGATCACGACCAGGAGCAGGAGCTTGCCGGCGGTGGCGCCGAGCGCGTCGAGGAGGATCTGCGCGGGCGGCGCGCCGGTCGGCGAGTCCAGGGCGCCCTGGTACGACTGGATCGCGTACGTGAAGCCGAGCAGGAGCACGAAGCCGGCGATCCAGGACGTCCAGATCGAGCGGACGATGCCCTTCGGTCCGGCGGTGGACGCGTCGTGGGTCTCCTCGGTCATGTGCGCGGAGGCGTCGTAGCCGGTGAACGTGTACTGGGCCATGAGCAGGCCGATCAGGACGACGTAGAGGCTGCTGCCCCAGCCGGTGTTGTCGACGAAGTGGGTGAAGACGAAGGCCGTCGACTGATGGTGGTCCGGGACGACGGCGAGCGCGGCGACGATGACGACGACGCCGAGCACGTGCCACCACACGCTGACGCTGTTGAGGAACGCGACGATGCGCACGCCGAAGGTGTTCAGCAGGCCGTGCAGCAGCAGGATCGCGGCGAAGAGCAGGATCGTGCGGCCGGGCGTCACCTCGAAGCCGAACTGCAGGTTCAGGTACGCGCCGAGGAAGGACGCGGCGCCGAAGTCGATGCCGGCGGTCACGGCGACCTGCCCGAGCACGTTGAACCAGCCGGTGAACCAGGCCCAGGCCGCCGCCGACCGCTCCGGGGCGAGCCGGTGCGCCCAGAAGTACAGGCCCGCGGAGGTCGGATAGGCCGAACAGATCTCGGCCATCGCGAGCCCGACGAACAGCGTCATCAGTCCGACGCCGACCCAGCCCCAGGTGATGAGCACGGGGCCGCCGGTGTTCATGCCGAACAGATACAGCGTCAGACAGCCGGACAGGACGGAGATGATGGTGAAGGAGACGGCGTAGTTGGAGAAGGCCGACATCCGTCGGGCCAGCACCTGGGTGTAGCCGAGCTGGGCGAGACGCTCCTCGTCCGAGCCGGCGCTCGCCGCCGGGCCCTGCGGCCCGGGCGGCGGTTTCCGGTCGATCGCTTCGTTCGCTTCACTTGTCATGCCCCCAGCGATTCCCGTGCCGGGGGCCCGGCATGCGGTCGATCAAGGACCGGTCGGCGGGCTAGAAGACGCCCTTGTACGCCCATCCGGTCGCGATCTTCGTCCGCGAGGTGAACGACCCGTTCCCCTTGCCGTCGTTGCGGTACAGGTTCCCGTCCTTGTCCCGCACCACGAGGTCGTTGCGGCCGTCACCCGTGACGTCGCCGGCCCCCACGATCGTCGTGTACGAGCCGCCCCAGTCGGTGAACACGGTGACCCGGTCCTTCAGGGTGCCGTCGCCCTTGCCGTCGTAGCGGTAGAGGGTGCCGTCCTTGCCGCGGGCCAGCAGGTCCCCGAGCCCGTCGCCGTTCAGGTCACCGGCGCCGACGATGTGGGTGTACGTCCAGGCCGAGCGGATCTTCTTGCCGGCGAGGAGCTTGCCGTGGCCGTCGTTCGCGAACACGTAGATGTCACCGGTGGACGCCTTGCGGGCCAGCAGGTCCACCCGCCCGTCACCGGTCAGGTCGCCGGGCGCGGTCAGCACGTTGTACGCGTTCCAGCCGGTGCCCAGCGAGGTGTGGCTGCTCCCGGGGACGTAGGCGCCGCTGCCGCACTTGCCCGCGTACCGGCGCAGCTCGCCGTCCGGCGTGCGCACCAGCAGCTCGGAGCAGCGGTCGCTGCCCATGTCGCCGAACGGCACGGCCACGGTGCCGGCGGGCCAGCCGGATCCGGACTGCTTCCAGTCGAACGTGCCCTTGCCCTCGGTGTAGTGCAGCGTCAGGCCGCCCGAGGAGTTGAGGGTGACCATTTCGCCGAAGCGGTAGCCGCCCTGGTCGTGGTGGCCCTGGAGGCCGCCGGTGAGGGCGATGCCGCCGGACGTGGCGAAGGTGCCGGTGCCGTCGGCGCCGGTCGCGCTCAGCGTCCACGTGTAGGCGGCGTTGTAGGCGTAGGTGCCCGCGTCCGTCCGGCCGTCCCACGCCACCCGCGCCGTGGCGTCGCCGCCGCCGCGCAGGGTGCGCACCACCTTGCCGGAGCCGTCCTTCACCGTGAACGTCCAGGTGGCGGGCTTGTTGAACTGCCAGGTGCTGTTCCAGGCGGTGGAGGCGCCGTTGCGCCCCTTGGCGTCCAGGGTCGCGCCGTCGACATCCGACTCGATCTTCGTGAGGCCCTGCGCCGGCACGCCGCTCTGCACGATGTGCACGGCCTGGTCCTGGCCCACGTACGCGATGTCGCCGCCGAACTTGTCCACGGACCAGGTCAGCCGCCGCTGGTCCGCGGTGGCGCCCGCCGGCAGGTCGGCGACGGCGCGCGGGGCCTGCGCCGCGCCCGTGTGGAAGTCGGTGAGCAGCAGCTTCCCGGCGGTCCGGTCGTGCTGGACGAGATAGCCGTCGCCGACGAGCGCGGGCCCCGACGGCACGGTGATGTTCTTCTGCGCGGTGAGGTCGTAGACGCCCGCGGGGCCGCCGGAACCGCAGTTCCAGTACAGCCAACGCCCGATCGCCTGAAGCTCCTTGACGGTGCACGGCGCCCCGGTGGACACGGTCGCCACCGTCTTCTTCGCCTTCAGGTCGTACGAGGTGACCACGCCCGCGCCGGATCCCGGCGTCCACAGCCGCGTGCCCCACAGGGACGCGGCGCTCGTGGTGCGGGTCAGCCGCACGTCCGCCGAACGGTAGGTCTGCGTGGCGTCGACGTACTGCTTGCCGGTGGAAGCGGCGGAGTAGGCGAAGAAGCGGCCGCTGACGTCGGTGAACCGGCCGCCGGTGACGGAGGGTTCGTCGGCGGAGTGGTACGAGTCCGGGCCCAGCCAGATCTGCGCCCGCTCGGTGCCGTCGCTGTGGACGGAGAAGTAGCCGACGCCGCCGTCACCGGTCGCCCGCAGCGGCACGCAGCCGCCGCTCGCGTCGCACGGAACCCGCTCGGCGTGCTGGCCGACCGCGTAGGTCCCCGCGAACCCGCGCCGCGACAGGGCCCCCACCGTGGCGCCGTCCGCCGAGACGGTCCGGTCGGTGACGTACTGCTCCCCGTTGGGAGCCCGCTCGACGGTGCTGAGATGACCACCGGCGAAGTCGATCCCCCAGACGTCGCCCGTCGGTACGACGGTCTCGGCACCGGCGGCACCCACGGGCTGCGCGAAGGTGAGCGAGGCGGTGCCGAGCGCCATGAGCGCGGCCAGCGACACCGACAGAAGACGACCCCGACGAGGCAATGCCCCTCCTTGAACCATGTGTGAACCATGGAGGGTGTGGGGCCCCTCGGTACGAAAGTGAAGACCCGTGACACGGGCCCCCGGAGCCTAGCAGCGCGCACCCGCCCGGCGGGAACGAAAAAAGCGGGCCCCTCTCGTGAGAGAGGGACCCGCTTCCGCGCTCAGTGCCGGTCGGCGCCGGTCAATGGGCGATCAGTGCCGGTCGGAGTGTCAGCCGTTGCGCTTCCAGCGCGGCTTGTCGTCGCGGCGGCCGAAGGACGAGCCGGAACCGGCACCGCGGTGGTCGTCACGGCGGCCGTACGGACGGTGGCCCGTGGAGGGACGGTCGTCGCGGCGGTCACGGTTGAACGGGCGGTCGCTGCCCCGGTGGCCCGACGGGCGGTCGTCGCGGCGGAAGCCGCCACGGTCGCCGCCGCGGTCGTCACGGCGCTCGAAGGAACGGCCACCACGGTCGCCGCCCCGGTCGTCACGGCGCTCGAAGGAACGGCCGCCGCGGTCGTCACGGTTGAAGCCACCACGGTCGTTGTCCCGGCGGAAACCGCCGCGGTCGTCACGACGCTCGAAAGAACGGCCACCACGGTCGCCGCCCCGGTCGTCACGGCGCTCGAAGGAACGGCCGCCGCGGTCGTCACGGTTGAAGCCACCACGGTCGTTGTCCCGGCGGAAGCCACCGCGGTCGTCACGACGCTCGAAGGAACGGCCACCACGGTCGCCGCCCCGGTCGTCACGGCGGTCGTCACGGCGGAAGCCACCACGGTCACCACCGCGGTCGTCACGACGCTCGAAGGAACGGCCACCACGGTCGCCGCCCCGGTCGTCACGACGGTCACGGCGCTCGTAGTTGCCCCGCTCGTCACGGCGCTGGCGCGGCTCGTACGAGGAACGCTCCGGCTGCTCCGGGACCTCGACGACGACAGCGGCGGCAGCGGCCTCCGCGGCGGCGGCGACGGCCGCGGCCACGCCCTCCTCGTCCTCGCCACGGTCACGGGCGGCGCGGGCGGTGAGGCGGTCGGCCTCCTCGCGCAGCTCGGTGGCACGCCGGGTGGCGCGCTCCAGCTGCTTGGTCAGGGAGGCGACCTCGCGCTCGGCCTGCTGCGCCGCGTTGCCCGCGGACTCGGCCTGGACCTCGGTCATGGAGCGGGCGCCGGTGATCTCGGCGACCTCGGGCTCGAAGGCCGCGCCGCCCTGGATGATGTGACGCCCGGCGTCGACGCCCGCGTCCTCCATCAGGCGGAAGATCTGGCGGCGCTGGTGCGGCAGCGACAGGGAGACGACCGTGCCGGTGCGGCCGGCACGCGCCGTGCGGCCCGCGCGGTGCAGGTAGTCCTTGTGGTCGCCGGCCGGGTCCACGTTCAGGACCAGGTCGATGCCGTCGACGTGGATGCCGCGGGCGGCGACGTCGGTCGCGACCAGGACGTTGACGTAACCGTCCTTGAAGTCGGCGAGGGTGCGGGTGCGCGCGCCCTGCGTCATGCCGCCGTGCAGCGCGTCGGCCTTCACACCGGACTCGCGCAGCTGCTCGGCGACGCGGTCGGCGCCCAGCTGGGTGCGGACGAAGATGATCGTGCGGCCCTTGCGGGAGGCGATGGCCGCGGTGACCGGCGCCTTGTCCTTGGGCTTCACGATGAGGATGTGGTGCGACATGGTCGTGACGGCGCCCTGGGCGGCGTCGACCTCGTGGCTGACCGGGTCGTTCAGGTACCGGGTGACGAGCGTCTTGATCTCGTTCTCCATGGTGGCGGAGAAGAGCATGCGCTGGCCGCCGGCCGGGACCTGGTCGAGCAGCTCGGTGACCTCGGGCAGGAAGCCCAGGTCGGACATCTGGTCGGCCTCGTCGAGGACGGCGACCTCGACGGCGCTGAGGTCGGCGGCGCCGCGGTTGATGAGGTCGCGCAGACGGCCCGGGGTGGCGACGAGGATGTCGACGCCGCGCTCCAGGGCGTAGATCTGGTTGCCCATCGACGTACCGCCGCAGACGACCTTCATCTTCAGGCCGACCTGGTCGCCGTAGGGCTGCAGCGCGTCCGCGACCTGCATCGCGAGCTCACGGGTCGGGGTGAGGATGACGGCGCGCGGCTTGTGCTTCTCGGTGCGGCCGCCGGCCAGACGCGACAGCGTCGGCAGACCGAACGAGAGGGTCTTGCCGGAGCCGGTGCGGCCGCGGCCGAGGATGTCCTTGCCGGCCAGGGCGTCCG
This window harbors:
- a CDS encoding MFS transporter, producing the protein MSTTAPTDARRHGAQAAPATERLSGRLKLVLAVLLVAQFMLAVDFSILNVALPAIGDSLGFALSDLQWIATAFALSAAGFTLFFGRIGDLIGRKKIFIGSLALLGAASLAGGLAASPEVLLAARVAQGLATAAATPAGLALLTTSFAEGPLRQKALGINGALMSAGFTTGAILGGILTDLLSWRWAFFLNVPVALAVVVIAPAVIKESRPTERPRLDLPGALTVTLGLLGLVFGLTQAGERGWTHPHALLGLGAGALLLAAFFLVERRATAPLVPLRTLGRPTVAWGNVLGLLAFVTETSLVYLLTLYLQKTLGFSPLAAGVTFGVLGLGTVAGGLLAPRVIARTSTLTALVAGGLVQTVFTAALLFLGTSTGASLALLLPATFFGGVGNMLVIVGFMVTATSGLPDAEQGLATGLASMAQQVGITLGTPVMSAVVTAATAGATTASAVHSGVTTAIAVNAGLVLLGVALAALFLRPRP
- a CDS encoding carboxymuconolactone decarboxylase family protein — encoded protein: MPRLTPLTPETAVGASRDLLADLVSRHGQIGGMVSTMAHSPAVLGGYLQLSRAMGRAKLDRRISERISVAVQAQQGCGLCLEAHIAAARALGVDEDEIERARAGTSADPAIAAIVALALQVHREPTSITDEQITALRAHGYSDRAIADVVGVVALNVLTGAFNLLAGLTPGGDAGA
- a CDS encoding MFS transporter, whose amino-acid sequence is MRLFAIRDYRHLFGAQVIALFGTGLTTVALGLLAYDLAGPRAGTVLGTALTIKMVMYVVIAPLAAAYIDRLPRRALLVALDVLRGAVVLALPLVSEVWHVYVLIGLLQAGSAAFTPTFQAVIPDIVTDESAYTRALSASQVASTMESLLSPVLAAVALTFMSFDRLFLGTSAGFLVSALLVLSARVPDARPSTHTKAWDKAAAGIRTFLTTPRLRGVMALNLTVAAAGSIVVVNTVNYVRDVLGGSQSDVAWMLAASGTGTLLAALALPRVLDRIAARTVMLTGAAVLVAATTAAVTVITTGLTTWAGTAAVWAVTGIGMALIITPTGKVLRASAGRAAIPEIFAAQFSLSHLAWLVTYPIAGWLGTTAGFPLAWTVLAALAAVGATGALVLWPRDETTRASAAPARLDRSTLTKAA
- a CDS encoding SHOCT domain-containing protein; the protein is MPQRFGRPGLLGTIARTAVISGTASAVSNRVNRGMAERDMRRQAEAQAAWQGPPQGEAPAAPPQPPAPQQPAATDRVAQLTALADLKAQGLLTDEEFAAEKARVLNS
- a CDS encoding DUF6325 family protein; translation: MLSEEIDAGTVGPVDVAVIVFEGNRFNGEVVPALQELQGDGTVRILDLTFVRKTGDGSVDVVELTDPAVAETFGQVAGARFDLLSDEDLRTVAEGLPPESSAAVVAWENTWAARLGAAIRGSGGEIVMLERIPRTTVAEAVAALGA
- a CDS encoding SHOCT domain-containing protein; the protein is MDDYPLLDLFLTMLFFFLWIMWFFLLFRVIMDIFRDDDLSGWGKTGWLIFCLVLPFLGVFVYVIARGKGMGQRDVKQAKDREAAFQDYIRKTAGETNAGAGGSDEIAKLATLAELHKSGSLSDEEFGKAKAKLLA
- a CDS encoding DUF389 domain-containing protein, which codes for MAHADAGTARRMTGTLFIERDFRSPSSTRFWGLLVLAAVIASAGVVGDSTATVIGAMIVAPLMTPILGSALALVLADRAQVTRCALLVLGGALAVVAVGMLLGWIAAPPDAFASNSQVSSRISPRLIDLLAALATGTVGAFALVRADISDTLPGVAIAISLVPPLAVTGLLLTVGRYHDASESALLFATNVAAIVATGTVVFLLYGVRGAAQESGIAVGRFHGRTLVAVAAVVLLIAVPLTTGTVSVARDRALAADARPVAEKWASGRQWQIASVEARNGVVVIGVLGLPPQPAPTALRAALDRNGMSDADLELHLVGGRTHWCPAVSATCTVKDSSLS
- a CDS encoding amino acid permease; the protein is MTSEANEAIDRKPPPGPQGPAASAGSDEERLAQLGYTQVLARRMSAFSNYAVSFTIISVLSGCLTLYLFGMNTGGPVLITWGWVGVGLMTLFVGLAMAEICSAYPTSAGLYFWAHRLAPERSAAAWAWFTGWFNVLGQVAVTAGIDFGAASFLGAYLNLQFGFEVTPGRTILLFAAILLLHGLLNTFGVRIVAFLNSVSVWWHVLGVVVIVAALAVVPDHHQSTAFVFTHFVDNTGWGSSLYVVLIGLLMAQYTFTGYDASAHMTEETHDASTAGPKGIVRSIWTSWIAGFVLLLGFTYAIQSYQGALDSPTGAPPAQILLDALGATAGKLLLLVVIGAQLFCGMASVTANSRMIYAFSRDGALPFSRVWHTVSPRTRTPVAAVWLAAAGALVLGLPYLINVTAYAAVTSIAVIGLYIAYVVPTLLRLRKGDAFERGPWHLGRFSRPIGIVAVAWVAVITILFMLPQVSPVTWETFNYAPIAVLVVLGFAGTWWGVSARHWFLRETPRDEP
- a CDS encoding FG-GAP-like repeat-containing protein; its protein translation is MVQGGALPRRGRLLSVSLAALMALGTASLTFAQPVGAAGAETVVPTGDVWGIDFAGGHLSTVERAPNGEQYVTDRTVSADGATVGALSRRGFAGTYAVGQHAERVPCDASGGCVPLRATGDGGVGYFSVHSDGTERAQIWLGPDSYHSADEPSVTGGRFTDVSGRFFAYSAASTGKQYVDATQTYRSADVRLTRTTSAASLWGTRLWTPGSGAGVVTSYDLKAKKTVATVSTGAPCTVKELQAIGRWLYWNCGSGGPAGVYDLTAQKNITVPSGPALVGDGYLVQHDRTAGKLLLTDFHTGAAQAPRAVADLPAGATADQRRLTWSVDKFGGDIAYVGQDQAVHIVQSGVPAQGLTKIESDVDGATLDAKGRNGASTAWNSTWQFNKPATWTFTVKDGSGKVVRTLRGGGDATARVAWDGRTDAGTYAYNAAYTWTLSATGADGTGTFATSGGIALTGGLQGHHDQGGYRFGEMVTLNSSGGLTLHYTEGKGTFDWKQSGSGWPAGTVAVPFGDMGSDRCSELLVRTPDGELRRYAGKCGSGAYVPGSSHTSLGTGWNAYNVLTAPGDLTGDGRVDLLARKASTGDIYVFANDGHGKLLAGKKIRSAWTYTHIVGAGDLNGDGLGDLLARGKDGTLYRYDGKGDGTLKDRVTVFTDWGGSYTTIVGAGDVTGDGRNDLVVRDKDGNLYRNDGKGNGSFTSRTKIATGWAYKGVF